The bacterium genome includes a region encoding these proteins:
- a CDS encoding T9SS type A sorting domain-containing protein produces the protein MKFFKIIVLVSIISIMPYGVIAEEKDDALVILSSENIMAMEEAVSFIEGKGGRIVHIFPTHILIGDIPKEIMPDLVSQKGILSIHYDLVDTALVEKYGKMAVYAVEGWNRNYVLPPAPKVKEVKEFAPLINDVLIPPISAQKVPPSIRLPLRERPYGAQWQDTSEYMIGRIMVIIILPESNGTIGTETENWTPDEESNVIGEIQNGMNWWANRETKAGLQFAYKTFLPSVNPTIVSTGYEPITKPGGNPGQGGEEGDWILEIMNNIGVDGITYFDKVREHNDKIRAEFKADWCFTIFVVDSSVDDDGEFSNGYFAYAYLGGPFMVMTYKNSNYGIGNMDAVCAHETGHIFYALDEYPGASSPDEYTGYLWVKNENHMDGGSTNEPCIMRGQVTPFTNGNVCHCTRGQIGIWDNNSNGILDILDTGELILSDPIGTTTLNYKGTITVLPPLINNNPYINTPHHTPPGNNITVSAIANIQYKVDQGNWIDIENIQVLENHAHNGTLTARFEFTTPRLVGNYHSILVRAINSIGYPNQAYYAIDIIDNLTQIVVYPNPFYSKDKQITFVHLPDNSIVKIFTIAGELVTTITGDNVTGEATWQPTGIASGIYLYVVESEGVVVWKGKLGILR, from the coding sequence TTTATAGAGGGAAAAGGTGGCAGGATAGTTCATATCTTCCCAACTCATATCCTGATTGGAGATATCCCGAAAGAAATTATGCCAGATTTAGTAAGTCAGAAAGGAATTTTATCTATTCACTATGACCTTGTAGACACAGCATTAGTAGAAAAATATGGTAAGATGGCTGTGTATGCAGTAGAGGGATGGAATAGAAATTATGTCTTACCTCCCGCACCAAAAGTAAAAGAAGTTAAAGAATTTGCTCCACTTATAAATGATGTTCTGATTCCTCCTATTTCTGCACAAAAAGTTCCTCCTTCAATTAGACTGCCATTAAGAGAACGTCCTTATGGAGCCCAGTGGCAAGATACATCAGAATATATGATTGGAAGAATTATGGTGATTATAATTCTTCCTGAAAGTAATGGTACCATAGGTACAGAGACAGAAAATTGGACACCTGATGAGGAAAGTAATGTTATTGGTGAAATACAAAATGGTATGAATTGGTGGGCAAACAGAGAAACAAAAGCAGGCTTACAATTTGCTTATAAAACTTTTTTACCATCTGTAAATCCCACCATAGTTTCTACAGGTTATGAACCTATTACCAAACCAGGAGGAAATCCTGGACAGGGCGGAGAAGAGGGAGATTGGATTCTTGAGATTATGAATAATATTGGAGTAGATGGAATTACCTATTTTGATAAGGTAAGAGAACATAATGATAAAATTCGAGCTGAATTTAAAGCTGATTGGTGCTTTACCATCTTTGTAGTAGATTCAAGTGTTGATGATGATGGTGAATTTAGTAATGGATATTTTGCTTATGCCTATCTTGGTGGTCCATTTATGGTTATGACTTATAAGAATAGTAATTATGGAATTGGTAATATGGATGCTGTTTGTGCCCATGAGACAGGACATATATTTTATGCCTTAGATGAATATCCTGGGGCAAGTTCTCCAGATGAGTATACAGGATACCTATGGGTCAAAAATGAAAATCATATGGACGGTGGAAGTACCAACGAACCTTGCATTATGCGTGGTCAGGTTACCCCTTTTACAAATGGAAATGTATGCCACTGCACACGAGGACAAATAGGAATTTGGGATAATAATAGTAATGGTATTTTGGACATCCTCGATACAGGAGAACTTATTTTAAGTGATCCTATAGGAACTACTACTTTAAATTATAAAGGGACAATAACTGTTCTTCCTCCTCTTATAAATAATAATCCATACATCAATACACCACATCATACACCTCCAGGAAATAATATAACTGTCTCTGCAATAGCCAATATTCAATATAAAGTAGACCAGGGTAATTGGATAGATATAGAAAACATTCAAGTTTTAGAAAATCATGCTCATAATGGCACACTAACCGCACGATTTGAATTTACTACCCCACGTCTTGTGGGGAATTATCATTCTATATTAGTTCGAGCGATAAATTCAATTGGGTATCCAAATCAAGCGTATTATGCAATTGATATTATTGATAATCTTACCCAAATAGTTGTTTATCCCAATCCATTCTATTCAAAAGATAAACAAATTACTTTTGTTCATTTACCAGATAACTCAATTGTCAAAATCTTTACCATTGCAGGAGAACTGGTTACTACAATTACTGGTGATAATGTTACTGGCGAGGCAACATGGCAACCTACTGGTATTGCCAGCGGTATCTATCTTTATGTGGTAGAAAGTGAAGGAGTGGTAGTATGGAAGGGTAAATTAGGCATCTTGCGATAG
- a CDS encoding DUF4258 domain-containing protein: MDIKRIREKVRLGLYEVSKHAEVERRKDGLEIKNIKTSIFNGKIIETYPDDPRNPGCLIFGVDESNRSGGNLPQRRRGTEKIWK; this comes from the coding sequence GTGGATATTAAAAGAATAAGGGAAAAAGTTCGATTAGGTCTTTATGAAGTATCTAAACATGCTGAAGTTGAAAGACGAAAAGATGGATTAGAGATTAAAAATATAAAAACCTCTATATTTAATGGGAAAATAATTGAAACTTATCCTGATGACCCAAGAAATCCAGGTTGTTTAATCTTTGGAGTTGATGAAAGTAACCGTTCAGGTGGTAATTTACCGCAGAGACGCAGAGGAACAGAGAAGATATGGAAATAA